A region from the Pelobates fuscus isolate aPelFus1 chromosome 3, aPelFus1.pri, whole genome shotgun sequence genome encodes:
- the LOC134601778 gene encoding gastrokine-1-like: protein MRVRSLPLADIGGRGAEVEPELAAGYIGSGLSRVVLAQQQHGKIREGHTYEDLNGKITAEGKTAEVLLTALLGVTFASDTVNINNQGNTGTNVHQTVNIDNHDNVANVNQFNGWNSWNSIWDYNRGLFAARLMSKRACVVSRMNRNVVPSLAQLSKVSQEKQNPNAPPPHTLTYTVSQTRVKNVAQFGSHIEALCKGVPTFYAQEMQGAGLFLNMHGCTNLGILRFLGISLCGNIGC from the exons ATGCGTGTTAGGTCTCTCCCGTTGGCTGACATTGGTGGGAGAGGAGCAGAGGTGGAACCTGAACTAGCAGCTGGGTACATCGGCTCTGGACTCAG TAGAGTTGTATTAGCGCAGCAGCAACATGGTAAAATCAGGGAAGGGCACACATATGAAGATCTCAATGGCAAAATTACTGCAGA AGGAAAAACAGCAGAA GTTCTTCTCACCGCTCTCCTTGGAGTGACCTTTGCAAGTGAT ACAGTCAACATCAACAATCAGGGAAACACCGGAACAAATGTTCACCAGACTGTTAACATTGATAACCATGATAATGTTGCCAATGTGAACCAATTCAATGGCTGGAACTCTTGGAATTCCATATGGGACTATAACAGG GGTCTTTTTGCTGCCAGGCTCATGTCCAAGAGAGCTTGTGTTGTTAGCAGGATGAACAGAAATGTGGTACCCAGCTTGGCACAGCTCAGCAAGGTCAGCCAGGAGAAGCAG AACCCCAATGCTCCCCCTCCACATACCCTAACGTACACAGTGTCCCAGACCCGGGTTAAGAATGTTGCACAATTTGGAAGCCACATCGAAGCTCTGTGCAAAGGAGTCCCTACTTTCTACGCCCAGGAAATGCAAG GTGCTGGTCTCTTTTTGAATATGCATGGCTGCACTAATCTCGGTATACTGAGATTTCTCGGCATCTCTCTGTGTGGGAACATTGGATGCTAA